One genomic segment of Gossypium arboreum isolate Shixiya-1 chromosome 3, ASM2569848v2, whole genome shotgun sequence includes these proteins:
- the LOC108476277 gene encoding receptor-like kinase TMK4 produces MENIDHRHFLLPFLLLSAVLSAAEDGAVILKLASSLSPLPSGWSSTSSDNYCSWSGINCDKSNRVTSINLASKSLSGSLPADISTLSELRTVSLQHNSLSGSIPSFANLSNLQNIYLDGNSFTSVTPNAFSGLTSLQKLSLSENTKLSPWTFPDLSQSTSLVEVQLDNTNLYGTLPDVFQSLNSLQSIRLSYNNLNGTLPASLAGSMIQNLWINNQNVGFTGTLDVLANMTDLLQVWVHKNMFTGQIPDLSKSVGIFDIQLRENLLTGPVPGSLINLPSLKNISLSNNKLQGPFPKFPNTVENIAVNGTNNFCNSNGDPCDPQVTTLLEIAGGFGYPVFLSDDWSGNDACQWVFVTCDSQGNVVTVNLAKKNLVGTISPEIANLTKLKNLNLNDNNLTGSIPDGLIKLNSLQLIDVSNNNLTGDIPKFSASVKFTYAGNILLGKSSGSGGGGTSGSGGSSGGSSGSSKSGSNGKNSVALIVGIVIGVVVFVAVVCFVSYKYVMNKKYGKFGVMDGNASDAEKGVVKNGAMNGYGGLPSEMQSQSSGDHSDRYLFEGGNVAISIHVLREVTDNFSEANILGRGGFGIVYKGELHDGTQIAVKRMECAAKGTKGLNEFQAEIAVLTKVRHRHLVALLGYCINGNERLLVYEYMPQGTLGQHLFEWRENGYAPLTWKQRVTIALDVARGVEYLHSLAQQSFIHRDLKPNNILLSDDMRAKVADFGLVKNAPEGKYSLETRLAGTFGYLAPEYAATGRVTTKVDVYAFGVVLMEIITGRQALDVTLPDEKSHLVTWFRRVLVNKDNIPKVVDETINCDDEETMAMIFKVAELAGHCTAREPHQRPDMGHAVNVLGPLVEQWKPTTQEDDGNTGIELNMSLPQFLQKWQADEGTSTMYGDFSYSETQTSIPAKPSGFSATFSSSDGR; encoded by the exons ATGGAAAACATCGACCACCGTCACTTCCTCCTCCCTTTCCTCCTCCTTTCCGCCGTCCTCTCCGCCGCAGAGGATGGTGCCGTCATTCTAAAGCTAGCTTCATCCCTTAGTCCACTTCCCAGCGGCTGGTCTTCCACCTCTTCAGACAACTACTGCAGCTGGTCAGGCATCAATTGCGACAAATCCAACCGCGTTACTTCCATCAACTTAGCTTCCAAATCCTTGTCCGGTTCACTCCCCGCCGACATCTCCACCTTGTCGGAACTCCGTACCGTATCGCTTCAACACAATTCCTTATCTGGGTCCATCCCATCTTTCGCCAACCTTTCCAACTTACAAAACATTTACCTCGACGGCAACTCGTTCACCTCGGTCACCCCCAACGCGTTCTCCGGGTTAACCAGTCTTCAAAAACTGAGTTTAAGCGAAAACACGAAGCTGAGTCCATGGACATTCCCAGATTTATCCCAATCAACGAGTCTCGTCGAAGTTCAACTCGACAACACCAACTTATACGGCACTTTACCCGATGTGTTCCAATCTTTGAACAGTTTACAAAGCATAAGGCTGTCTTACAACAACTTGAACGGCACATTGCCGGCTTCTCTCGCCGGTTCAATGATTCAAAATCTTTGGATCAACAATCAGAATGTTGGGTTCACAGGTACTTTAGATGTTTTAGCTAACATGACAGATTTGCTTCAAGTTTGGGTTCATAAAAACATGTTCACTGGTCAGATCCCAGATTTGTCTAAATCTGTGGGTATCTTTGATATTCAGCTTAGAGAAAACTTATTGACCGGTCCAGTTCCaggatctttgattaatctccctAGTTTGAAGAACATTTCATTGTCTAATAACAAATTACAGGGCCCATTTCCAAAATTTCCCAACACTGTTGAGAACATTGCTGTTAATGGTACTAATAATTTCTGTAATAGTAATGGTGATCCTTGTGATCCTCAAGTTACTACATTGCTTGAGATTGCTGGTGGTTTTGGGTACCCTGTTTTTCTCTCGGACGATTGGTCTGGAAATGATGCTTGTCAATGGGTTTTTGTTACTTGTGATTCACAAGGCAATGTGGTTACTGTGAATCTCGCAAAGAAAAACTTGGTTGGAACAATTTCGCCGGAGATTGCGAACCTCACGAAGTTGAAGAACTTGAATCTGAATGATAATAACTTAACAGGTTCAATCCCTGATGgtttgattaagttgaatagttTGCAGCTTATCGATGTGTCTAACAACAATCTCACCGGTGACATTCCGAAATTTTCGGCTTCAGTTAAGTTTACTTATGCTGGGAATATTTTACTAGGAAAATCTAGTGGTTCTGGTGGTGGAGGAACTTCAGGTTCTGGAGGATCTAGTGGAGGTTCGAGTGGTAGCTCGAAAAGCGGTAGCAATGGTAAGAATTCCGTAGCTTTGATTGTCGGTATCGTCATTGGTGTAGTGGTTTTCGTTGCTGTTGTATGCTTTGTTTCGTATAAGTACGTGATGAACAAGAAATATGGGAAATTCGGTGTGATGGATGGTAATGCTAGTGATGCTGAGAAGGGAGTAGTTAAGAATGGGGCGATGAATGGTTATGGAGGATTGCCTAGTGAAATGCAGAGCCAAAGTAGCGGTGATCATAGTGATCGCTATTTGTTTGAGGGTGGAAATGTGGCGATCTCGATACATGTCCTACGAGAGGTGACTGATAATTTCAGTGAGGCTAATATTTTAGGAAGAGGGGGTTTTGGGATTGTGTATAAAGGTGAATTACACGATGGCACGCAGATTGCTGTCAAGAGGATGGAGTGTGCAGCTAAAGGTACTAAAGGTTTGAACGAGTTTCAAGCTGAAATTGCGGTACTTACGAAGGTTAGGCACAGGCATTTGGTTGCACTTTTGGGTTACTGCATCAATGGCAATGAGAGGCTCTTGGTTTACGAGTATATGCCTCAAGGTACCCTTGGTCAACATCTCTTTGAATGGCGAGAAAATGGGTATGCTCCACTTACTTGGAAGCAACGGGTCACCATTGCACTGGATGTCGCGAGGGGGGTCGAGTATTTGCACTCTTTGGCACAACAAAGTTTCATTCACCGGGATTTGAAGCCTAACAATATACTACTCAGTGATGACATGAGGGCAAAGGTTGCGGATTTTGGCCTTGTTAAGAACGCACCTGAGGGAAAGTACTCTCTGGAGACAAGACTGGCTGGAACATTCGGATATCTTGCTCCTGAATATGCTG CAACTGGACGGGTGACAACAAAGGTGGACGTGTATGCATTTGGAGTGGTCTTGATGGAGATAATAACCGGCAGACAAGCTTTAGACGTAACCTTACCCGATGAGAAATCGCATTTGGTCACATGGTTCCGCAGGGTTCTAGTCAACAAAGACAACATTCCCAAAGTGGTTGACGAAACAATCAACTGTGATGACGAGGAGACAATGGCGATGATATTCAAGGTAGCCGAGTTAGCCGGTCACTGCACCGCTCGCGAACCGCATCAAAGACCCGATATGGGGCATGCTGTCAACGTGCTTGGCCCTCTCGTAGAGCAATGGAAACCTACTACCCAAGAGGATGATGGAAACACCGGTATTGAGCTTAACATGAGCCTCCCTCAGTTCCTACAAAAATGGCAAGCTGATGAAGGTACTTCAACGATGTACGGTGATTTCTCATACTCCGAAACCCAAACAAGCATCCCCGCAAAGCCCTCAGGATTTTCAGCTACATTCAGCTCTTCCGATGGCCGGTGA
- the LOC108475867 gene encoding probable glucan endo-1,3-beta-glucosidase A6 yields the protein MATVLLTTILLSSFLVVSSAEISSKIGINYGRIGNNLPSPYRTIETVKSMNAGRIKLYDSDPEILKLLSGTNIHVSVMVQNNDIIRIASSQAVAEQWVQDNVLAYYPDTMIRFVLVGNEVLSHQDRRIWPSLVPAMRRIKNSLNTHDIKNIKVGTPLAMDVLQSTFPPSSGRFRPDITDTVMAPLLRFLNGTKSFFFIDVYPYLAWSANPKNISLDFALFRSRVNQTDHGSHLVYTNLLDQMLDSVIFAMRKLGYPDIRLAIAETGWPTIGDIDQVGANINNAATYNRKLVQKMTAKPPLGTPARPGSVTPTFIFSLYDENQKTGPTTERHWGLLRSNGTPIYEIDLTGKRPLSSYKPLPAARNNVPYKGKVWCEVAPGADAMNLSMALSYACGQGNQTCAALNPGRQCYEPVSVFWHASYAFSSYWARFRKQGATCYFNGLARQTRANPSRGHCSFPSVTL from the exons ATGGCGACGGTTCTTCTTACAACAATCCTCTTGTCTTCTTTCCTTGTTGTTTCAT CGGCTGAAATCTCGAGCAAGATTGGTATAAACTATGGTCGAATAGGGAACAATTTGCCATCACCATATCGAACCATCGAGACCGTGAAATCGATGAATGCCGGCCGTATTAAGCTCTATGATTCCGACCCTGAAATATTGAAACTTTTATCAGGGACCAACATTCATGTATCTGTTATGGTACAAAACAATGACATAATCCGTATCGCTTCGAGCCAAGCTGTTGCCGAACAATGGGTACAAGACAATGTCTTGGCTTATTACCCCGACACAATGATTCGGTTCGTGTTAGTTGGTAACGAAGTCCTAAGCCACCAAGATCGAAGAATTTGGCCTAGTCTTGTCCCTGCCATGCGTAGGATCAAGAACTCGTTGAACACGCACGATATCAAGAACATTAAGGTCGGTACGCCATTGGCTATGGACGTATTGCAATCAACTTTTCCACCGTCGAGCGGTAGGTTTCGGCCCGATATTACTGATACGGTCATGGCACCGTTGTTAAGATTCTTGAATGGAACCAAATCGTTCTTTTTCATTGATGTTTATCCTTATTTAGCATGGTCAGCTAATCCGAAAAACATCAGTTTAGATTTTGCTCTCTTTAGAAGCAGGGTGAACCAAACTGACCATGGAAGTCACTTGGTTTACACCAATCTATTAGACCAAATGCTCGATTCGGTCATTTTCGCAATGAGAAAACTCGGATACCCCGATATCCGACTTGCTATAGCCGAAACCGGGTGGCCAACCATAGGTGATATCGATCAAGTAGGTGCTAATATCAACAATGCAGCCACTTATAACCGAAAACTAGTCCAAAAAATGACTGCTAAACCACCATTAGGGACACCGGCTAGACCTGGTTCAGTCACACCAACATTTATTTTCTCCTTATATGATGAAAACCAAAAGACAGGTCCAACAACCGAAAGACATTGGGGCTTGTTACGTTCCAATGGAACACCGATTTACGAAATCGATCTCACCGGTAAACGACCTCTCTCGAGTTACAAACCATTACCCGCAGCTAGAAACAACGTACCATATAAAGGTAAGGTATGGTGCGAAGTGGCACCGGGGGCTGACGCGATGAACTTATCGATGGCATTGTCGTACGCCTGTGGCCAAGGTAACCAAACTTGCGCTGCATTGAACCCTGGTAGACAATGTTATGAGCCAGTATCTGTTTTTTGGCATGCAAGTTATGCATTTAGTTCGTATTGGGCTCGGTTTCGGAAACAAGGTGCAACTTGCTACTTCAATGGCTTAGCTAGACAGACCAGAGCTAACCCAA GTCGTGGACACTGCAGTTTCCCAAGTGTGACACTCTGA
- the LOC108474771 gene encoding pentatricopeptide repeat-containing protein At4g14050, mitochondrial — MPILHYLHQLQNCAKHRSIISTKQLHAHFIKLGVTQFLALSNTLLNVYGKCSLLQDALQLFDEMPQRDHVSWATFLTTQNQANLPDKTLSMFPAMFSLDRLLPDDFVFASLVKACGSLGAIKQGKQVHGNFLVSPYFDDDVVKSSLVDMYAKCGLPDDSRLVFDSIKLKNMASWTAIIYGYARKGRKEEALELFLRVPLKNLFAWTSLISGLIQSGNGVDAFGLFVKMRRQGISIIDPLVLSSIVGASANLAMLELGKQVHGLVIQLGYESCVFISNALVDMYAKCSDMSAARDVFSRMSRRDVVSWTSIIVGAAQHGQAEEALSLYDNMILNGVEPNEVTFVGLIYACSHVGLVNRGRELFKSMVEDYGIHPSLQHYTCLLDLLGRSGHLEEAESVINLMPFKPDEPTWAALLSACKQYRNAKMAIKFADHLFSLKPEEPSTYILLSNTYASSGLWEHASKARHLLESLEVRKEPGYSYIYFGKESQMFYAGETSHPMKDEIFGLLNELDVEMRRRGYAPDTSYILHNTDHQEKERQLFWHSERLAVAYGLLKSVPGTVIRIVKNLRVCGDCHTVLKLISDIVQREIVVRDAKRYHHFSSGKCTCNDFW; from the coding sequence ATGCCAATTCTTCACTATCTTCACCAACTCCAAAACTGTGCCAAGCACCGTTCTATCATCTCCACCAAACAACTCCATGCCCATTTCATTAAACTTGGCGTAACCCAGTTTCTCGCTTTAAGCAATACTCTCTTAAATGTCTATGGCAAATGCAGCCTCCTTCAAGATGCTCTCCAGCTGTTCGACGAAATGCCACAAAGAGACCATGTTTCATGGGCTACCTTTCTTACTACTCAAAACCAAGCCAACTTACCCGACAAGACCCTATCTATGTTCCCTGCCATGTTTTCACTTGACAGGTTGCTGCCTGATGATTTTGTTTTTGCTAGCCTTGTCAAGGCTTGTGGTAGCTTGGGTGCTATTAAACAAGGTAAGCAAGTTCATGGCAACTTTTTAGTATCACCCTATTTTGATGATGATGTTGTCAAGTCATCTTTGGTTGATATGTATGCAAAATGTGGATTACCTGATGATAGTCGTTTAGTTTTCGATTCTATTAAGTTGAAAAATATGGCTTCTTGGACTGCTATCATATATGGCTATgctagaaaaggaagaaaagaagagGCTTTGGAGTTGTTTTTAAGGGTTCCCCTGAAAAATTTGTTTGCTTGGACTTCTTTGATATCTGGGTTAATACAGAGTGGAAATGGGGTTGATGCATTTGGCTTGTTTGTTAAGATGAGAAGGCAAGGGATTAGTATAATTGACCCTCTTGTGCTTTCAAGCATTGTTGGTGCCTCTGCTAATTTAGCGATGTTGGAACTAGGAAAGCAGGTTCATGGACTCGTTATACAGCTTGGATACGAATCTTGCGTGTTTATAAGCAATGCTCTTGTGGATATGTATGCAAAATGTAGTGATATGTCGGCAGCAAGGGATGTTTTTAGTAGGATGTCACGAAGAGATGTTGTTTCCTGGACGTCAATTATAGTTGGGGCTGCTCAGCATGGACAGGCCGAGGAAGCATTGTCCTTGTATGATAATATGATTTTGAATGGAGTCGAGCCGAACGAAGTGACCTTTGTTGGATTGATTTACGCTTGTAGTCATGTTGGTTTAGTGAATAGAGGCCGTGAACTTTTTAAgtctatggttgaggattacggGATTCATCCTTCCTTGCAGCATTACACATGTTTGCTGGATCTGCTTGGTCGATCTGGACACCTCGAGGAGGCTGAAAGTGTTATAAACTTGATGCCATTTAAGCCTGATGAACCTACATGGGCAGCATTGTTAAGTGCATGTAAGCAATACAGAAATGCCAAAATGGCCATTAAGTTTGCTGACCATCTATTTAGCTTGAAACCAGAAGAACCTTCAACATATATTCTATTATCTAATACATATGCTAGTTCCGGTTTGTGGGAACATGCTTCGAAAGCAAGGCACTTGCTGGAGTCTCTGGAGGTTAGAAAAGAACCCGGTTATAGCTACATCTATTTTGGCAAAGAAAGCCAAATGTTTTACGCCGGGGAAACATCTCATCCGATGAAGGATGAGATTTTCGGTTTGTTAAACGAGTTGGATGTAGAGATGAGAAGAAGAGGTTATGCTCCAGATACCAGCTATATTTTGCATAACACGGATCACCAAGAGAAGGAGAGGCAACTTTTTTGGCATAGTGAGAGATTAGCCGTTGCTTACGGGCTTCTTAAATCCGTTCCGGGAACCGTCATACGGATAGTGAAGAATCTCCGCGTGTGTGGAGATTGTCATACCGTCTTAAAACTCATTAGCGACATAGTGCAAAGAGAAATCGTGGTCCGAGACGCCAAACGATATCACCATTTTAGTAGTGGGAAATGTACATGCAATGACTTTTGGTGA